ACCACGTGCTGGCGACGCTCGGCATCCGCTATATGCGCAACAACAATCTCGACCTTGGCATCGCCTCGATCATCTGCGCGATGCCGCTGATCCTGCCCATGGTCTGGTTCATGGTGAAGCGTCTGTCGAAGGGAGCCGAATGATGAAAAAGGTTCTCGACGAAGGTAAGCTGATCCTGATCGCCATCCCGGTCCTGATCTGGACGCTGCTGCCGATCTACCACCTCTTCGTGCTGTCGATCTCGACGCAGGAATCGATGCTCGCCGGCAAGCTCTGGCCGGAGAAGCCGACGCTGCAGAACTTCCAGATCGTCTTCAACCAGCAGCACTATTACCTGACCAATTTCTGGCTGCAGCTGTTCAACAGCTTCCTGATCGCGATCACGACCGGGCTGCTCACCCTGTTCATCGCGACCTGCGCCGCCTTCGCCATCTCGCGGCTGAAAGCGCCGGGCGGCCGCTCGATCATGAACTTCGCGCTGGCGACCTATCTGATTCCGGCCGCCTTCCTCGCCATCCCCATGTACAAGGCGATGGGCACTTTTGGGCTGCTCAACACCCGCATCGCGCTGATCCTCGCCATGGTTGCGCTGGCTTCCCCCTATGCGATCTGGGTGCTGAAGCAGGCCTCCGACAAGCTGCCCAAGGAGCTCGACGAAGCCGCGATCATGGACGGCGCCAACTCGCTGCAGCTCTTCCGGCTGGTCTACCTGCCGCTGATGAAGCCTTCCATGGTGGTGATCGGCATCTACGCGCTGCTGCTCGCCTGGAACGAGTACCTCTACGCCTTCCTGCTCCTCTCCAACGAGAAGGCGGTGCCGCTCGCGGTCGGCCTCGGCCTCTTCCTCTCGGCCGACGACGCGCCCTGGAACCTCTTGATGACGGCCGGCCTGATCTACGCCATCCCGCCGGCGGTGATCTATTACGGCTTCCGCAAGAACATGGTCGCCGGCCTGACCTCGGGGGCGGTGAAGAGCTGACGCGATTGCTCGTACCTCACGCCGTCATTCCGGGGCGGCCGAAGGGCCGAGCCTGGAACCATATCCGCGGGTCGGGCAGGAAGGGCGCGGCAAGCAGTGCGCTCTTTCGACAAGGCTCGGTGGTCATGGGTTCCGGGCTCTTCGCTGCGCGAAGCCCCGGAATGACGGAGGCGGTTCGGTTCACAAAAGCTCGCAATGACCGGCGGCAGGCCGCATATTGGTGGCGAATGCCGCAACAACCCTTACGGATGACGTGATGACCGCCTCCAAGCTCGACCAGCTCCGCGCCATGACCACCGTCGTCGCCGACACCGGCGACATCGAGGCCGTGCGCCGGCTGAAGCCCGTCGATTGCACCACCAACCCGACGCTGCTGCTCAAGGCGGTGGAAACGCCGGCCTATGCCAGTCTCGTCGAGGAGGCGATCGCCTGGGGCAAGCGCCAGGGCGGCTCCGGCGCGGTCGAAGCGGTCTGCGACCGGCTCGCCGTCACCTTCGGCACGGAGCTGACCAAGATCGTCCCCGGCCGCGTCTCGACCGAGGTCGATGCCGACCTGTCGTTCGACACCCAGGCCAGCATCGACAAGGCGCGTGCCATCATCGCCGCGTATAAGGAACGCGGCGTTGGACGTGAGCGCATCCTGATCAAGCTCGCCTCGACCTGGGAGGGTCTGCAGGCCGCCCGCGTGTTGCAGGGCGAAGGCATCGACTGCAATCTGACGCTGCTCTTCGCCATGCCGCAGGCCATTGCGGCGGCCGATGCCGGCGCCTTCCTGATCTCGCCCTTCGTCGGCCGCATCCTCGACTGGCACGTCAAGGCCGGTGGCGGCCCCTACACGGCGGAAACCGATCCCGGCGTCGTCTCGGTGAAGAGCATCTACGCCTATTACAAGGCGTTCGGGATCAAGACCGTGGTGATGGGAGCCTCCTTCCGCAACACCGGCGAGATCGAGGCGCTGGCCGGCTGCGACCGGCTGACGATCGGCCCCGGCCTGCTCGACGAGCTGGCGGCGGCCACTGGCGATTTGCCCCGCAAATTGTCTCCGGCCTCCACGCCGCAGATCGCGTCGCCCGAGGGCGCAAAGAAGATCACGCTCGACGAAAAGGCCTTCCGCTTCGCCATGAACGAGGACGCGATGGCGACCGAGAAGCTCGCCGAGGGCATTCGCGGCTTCGTCAAGGATTTGCGCAGCCTGCGCAAGCTCGTCGCCGCCAAGCTCGACGAGGCCAAGGCGGCCTGAGCTTGTCGACCAGCGTGGTCTCCGATCTCTCTGGCGGCCGGGCGACCTACTGAGCCTGCGCCGCGGCGCTGATCTCCGCCTTCGTCTCCAGCGCCGGGACTACGGGTGCGGTGGTGGACGGCGTGAAATAG
This sequence is a window from Bosea vestrisii. Protein-coding genes within it:
- a CDS encoding carbohydrate ABC transporter permease, producing the protein MKKVLDEGKLILIAIPVLIWTLLPIYHLFVLSISTQESMLAGKLWPEKPTLQNFQIVFNQQHYYLTNFWLQLFNSFLIAITTGLLTLFIATCAAFAISRLKAPGGRSIMNFALATYLIPAAFLAIPMYKAMGTFGLLNTRIALILAMVALASPYAIWVLKQASDKLPKELDEAAIMDGANSLQLFRLVYLPLMKPSMVVIGIYALLLAWNEYLYAFLLLSNEKAVPLAVGLGLFLSADDAPWNLLMTAGLIYAIPPAVIYYGFRKNMVAGLTSGAVKS
- the tal gene encoding transaldolase; its protein translation is MTASKLDQLRAMTTVVADTGDIEAVRRLKPVDCTTNPTLLLKAVETPAYASLVEEAIAWGKRQGGSGAVEAVCDRLAVTFGTELTKIVPGRVSTEVDADLSFDTQASIDKARAIIAAYKERGVGRERILIKLASTWEGLQAARVLQGEGIDCNLTLLFAMPQAIAAADAGAFLISPFVGRILDWHVKAGGGPYTAETDPGVVSVKSIYAYYKAFGIKTVVMGASFRNTGEIEALAGCDRLTIGPGLLDELAAATGDLPRKLSPASTPQIASPEGAKKITLDEKAFRFAMNEDAMATEKLAEGIRGFVKDLRSLRKLVAAKLDEAKAA